A window from Montipora capricornis isolate CH-2021 chromosome 7, ASM3666992v2, whole genome shotgun sequence encodes these proteins:
- the LOC138058022 gene encoding histamine H2 receptor-like isoform X2: MTTELLRRAARCSNFYDKTAAALVMRCLTISESRDKLLDRVEPRWFLLDTRDSSHLTKSGSLQNKGISCELQFTKISATCPRKTSSFCHQMDQSTLGPNSSVLNKTQPYHSTVGVYGINTEAIAEFVPIAFITIVVNSVVFVLFLKTKTLRTPANYILFSFAISDFMTGLLNIPLYVIVVHTSVISSNQLRFQLGFLVTVVHVVTAILSAYHIFLATLEMYISVTCPVTHRLVKKGTVKLGLFIVWFVAVFIGFLPFVWIDKTMDPSGTKYFVGYVIFCLVVVFVLPYSFILYAFVTIFRALSERLKRRTERSSNPQRTAARERKCAALFVTMAALFAVCWIPYFLLMLLVAFDFRPPALNTVAHVVILIRYITSVTNPLLYSLFRPDFNLAAKRLMKKSNFVGHAVSIHLKRNSKIPDLNEESQAESEEQESDE; encoded by the coding sequence GTGGTTTCTGTTGGACACGAGGGACTCCAGCCATTTGACGAAGAGTGGATCATTACAGAATAAAGGAATATCCTGCGAGTTACAATTTACAAAGATATCAGCAACTTGCCCTCGAAAAACCTCATCATTCTGCCACCAAATGGATCAGAGTACTCTGGGGCCTAATTCTTCAGTGTTAAATAAAACTCAGCCATACCACTCAACTGTTGGTGTCTATGGTATTAACACCGAAGCCATCGCCGAATTTGTTCCCATTGCGTTCATCACTATCGTCGTTAACTCTGTAGTTtttgtgttgtttcttaaaacaaaaacattacGCACACCAGCTAACTATATATTGTTTAGCTTTGCAATAAGTGATTTTATGACTGGACTACTGAATATTCCTTTGTATGTGATAGTCGTCCACACTTCAGTTATTTCCTCTAATCAATTGCGCTTTCAATTAGGCTTCCTCGTCACCGTTGTCCACGTGGTTACAGCCATTTTGTCTGCGTATCATATCTTCCTTGCCACACTGGAAATGTACATTTCAGTTACTTGTCCTGTCACGCACCGGCTCGTCAAAAAAGGAACAgtgaaacttggtttgtttattgtttggtTTGTGGCAGTGTTCATTGGCTTTCTTCCTTTCGTTTGGATAGACAAAACCATGGACCCTTCAGGAACTAAATATTTTGTGGGCTACGTCATATTTTGTTTAGTGGTAGTATTTGTATTGCCATACAGCTTTATCTTATACGCCTTTGTCACAATTTTTCGAGCTCTTTCCGAGCGCCTCAAAAGAAGGACAGAACGCAGCTCAAATCCCCAAAGAACTGCGGCCCGAGAGAGAAAATGTGCAGCATTATTTGTTACCATGGCAGCATTATTTGCCGTCTGCTGGATCCCATACTTTTTACTCATGCTTCTTGTTGCATTTGACTTTAGGCCACCAGCTTTAAATACTGTCGCTCATGTTGTCATTTTGATTAGATACATAACGTCCGTTACAAATCCACTACTATACAGTTTATTTCGACCAGATTTTAACTTGGCTGCCAAACGGTTGatgaaaaaaagtaattttgtAGGCCATGCGGTATCTATCCATTTGAAGCGGAACAGTAAGATTCCAGATTTAAATGAAGAAAGTCAAGCCGAAAGTGAGGAGCAAGAGTCAGACGAATGA
- the LOC138058022 gene encoding histamine H2 receptor-like isoform X3: MRCLTISESRDKLLDRVEPRWFLLDTRDSSHLTKSGSLQNKGISCELQFTKISATCPRKTSSFCHQMDQSTLGPNSSVLNKTQPYHSTVGVYGINTEAIAEFVPIAFITIVVNSVVFVLFLKTKTLRTPANYILFSFAISDFMTGLLNIPLYVIVVHTSVISSNQLRFQLGFLVTVVHVVTAILSAYHIFLATLEMYISVTCPVTHRLVKKGTVKLGLFIVWFVAVFIGFLPFVWIDKTMDPSGTKYFVGYVIFCLVVVFVLPYSFILYAFVTIFRALSERLKRRTERSSNPQRTAARERKCAALFVTMAALFAVCWIPYFLLMLLVAFDFRPPALNTVAHVVILIRYITSVTNPLLYSLFRPDFNLAAKRLMKKSNFVGHAVSIHLKRNSKIPDLNEESQAESEEQESDE; the protein is encoded by the coding sequence GTGGTTTCTGTTGGACACGAGGGACTCCAGCCATTTGACGAAGAGTGGATCATTACAGAATAAAGGAATATCCTGCGAGTTACAATTTACAAAGATATCAGCAACTTGCCCTCGAAAAACCTCATCATTCTGCCACCAAATGGATCAGAGTACTCTGGGGCCTAATTCTTCAGTGTTAAATAAAACTCAGCCATACCACTCAACTGTTGGTGTCTATGGTATTAACACCGAAGCCATCGCCGAATTTGTTCCCATTGCGTTCATCACTATCGTCGTTAACTCTGTAGTTtttgtgttgtttcttaaaacaaaaacattacGCACACCAGCTAACTATATATTGTTTAGCTTTGCAATAAGTGATTTTATGACTGGACTACTGAATATTCCTTTGTATGTGATAGTCGTCCACACTTCAGTTATTTCCTCTAATCAATTGCGCTTTCAATTAGGCTTCCTCGTCACCGTTGTCCACGTGGTTACAGCCATTTTGTCTGCGTATCATATCTTCCTTGCCACACTGGAAATGTACATTTCAGTTACTTGTCCTGTCACGCACCGGCTCGTCAAAAAAGGAACAgtgaaacttggtttgtttattgtttggtTTGTGGCAGTGTTCATTGGCTTTCTTCCTTTCGTTTGGATAGACAAAACCATGGACCCTTCAGGAACTAAATATTTTGTGGGCTACGTCATATTTTGTTTAGTGGTAGTATTTGTATTGCCATACAGCTTTATCTTATACGCCTTTGTCACAATTTTTCGAGCTCTTTCCGAGCGCCTCAAAAGAAGGACAGAACGCAGCTCAAATCCCCAAAGAACTGCGGCCCGAGAGAGAAAATGTGCAGCATTATTTGTTACCATGGCAGCATTATTTGCCGTCTGCTGGATCCCATACTTTTTACTCATGCTTCTTGTTGCATTTGACTTTAGGCCACCAGCTTTAAATACTGTCGCTCATGTTGTCATTTTGATTAGATACATAACGTCCGTTACAAATCCACTACTATACAGTTTATTTCGACCAGATTTTAACTTGGCTGCCAAACGGTTGatgaaaaaaagtaattttgtAGGCCATGCGGTATCTATCCATTTGAAGCGGAACAGTAAGATTCCAGATTTAAATGAAGAAAGTCAAGCCGAAAGTGAGGAGCAAGAGTCAGACGAATGA